A window of the Vicugna pacos chromosome 32, VicPac4, whole genome shotgun sequence genome harbors these coding sequences:
- the LRRC75B gene encoding leucine-rich repeat-containing protein 75B, with protein sequence MGARLCRRAGSDAGSEAGAAAGCGPAPYERRVRWLREIQSTLRERRPERARQLLRLLRQDLGLEGTLLTDILYRNVAFLNLVDPISHDLLVILARDLQCPKSDYELWKSLDKICR encoded by the exons ATGGGGGCGCGGCTGTgccggcgggccgggtccgacgCGGGCTCGGAGGCCGGGGCGGCGGCGGGGTGCGGGCCCGCGCCCTATGAGCGCCGGGTGCGCTGGCTCCGCGAGATCCAGTCCACGCTCCGCGAGCGGCGGCCTGAGCGCGCCCGGCAGCTGCTGCGCCTCCTGCGCCAG GACCTGGGCCTCGAGGGAACCCTTCTCACAGACATCCTCTACAGGAACGTGGCCTTCCTTAATCTGGTGGACCCCATTTCCCACGACCTGCTTGTGATCCTGGCCCGGGACCTGCAGTGCCCCAAGTCG GACTATGAGCTCTGGAAGTCCTTGGACAAGATCTGTCGGTAG